One region of Lathamus discolor isolate bLatDis1 chromosome 2, bLatDis1.hap1, whole genome shotgun sequence genomic DNA includes:
- the LOC136008199 gene encoding zinc finger protein LOC728743 homolog, with the protein MTDLASPAGEKPFAFPGGEEGLGDEKALVIHSQAEEEVEKEFKCILCGECFGQQPSLARHQKHHAGERAFICAECGKAFSLKHNLIIHQRIHTGERPYQCGVCQKSFSLKQNLLTHQRIHSGEKPFSCQRCGKRFREQRFLLNHQRTHAEDRPGTTAADVQPGGSRSPQPHEAAAGGPFACARCGKGFSCRSSLATHQRSHGGERPFACPDCGKAFSQKGSLRIHRRTHAAGTPFSCTQCGQSFAREVDLTAHQCARRAEAALTE; encoded by the exons ATGACGGATCTGGCGTCGCCGGCGGGCGAGAAGCCCTTCGCCTTCCCGGGGGGCGAGGAGGGCCTGGGCGACGAGAAGGCGCTGGTGATCCACAGCCAggcggaggaggaggtggagaagGAGTTCAAGTGCATCCTCTGCGGGGAATGCTTCGGCCAGCAGCCCAGCCTCGCCCGGCACCAGAAGCACCACGCCGGGGAGCGCGCCTTCATCTGCGCCGAGTGCGGCAAAGCCTTCAGCCTCAAGCACAACCTCATCATCCACCAGCGCATCCACACCGGGGAGCGTCCCTACCAGTGCGGCGTGTGCCAGAAGAGCTTCAGCCTCAAGCAGAACCTGCTCACCCACCAGCGCATCCACAGCGGCGAGAAGCCCttctcctgccagcgctgcggGAAGCGCTTCCGCGAGCAGCGCTTCCTCCTCAACCACCAGCGCACGCACGCCGAGGACCGGCCCGGCACCACTGCCGCCGACGTCCAGCCCGGCGGCAGCCGCTCGCCGCAGCCGCATGAGGCAGCCGCCGGTGGGCCCTTCGCCTGTGCCCGCTGCGGGAAGGGCTTCAGCTGCCGGAGCAGCCTGGCCACGCACCAGCGCAGCCACGGCGGGGAGCGGCCCTTCGCCTGCCCCGACTGCGGCAAGGCCTTCAGCCAGAAGGGCTCCCTGAGGATCCACCGGCGCACCCACGCCGCCGGGACACCCTTCTCCTGCACCCAGTGCGGCCAGAGCTTCGCCCGGGAGGTTGACCTCACCGCGCACCAGTGTGCCCGTAGGGCTGAGGCCGCCCTCAC GGAATGA